One region of Streptomyces capillispiralis genomic DNA includes:
- a CDS encoding helix-turn-helix domain-containing protein, which produces MTDSRSSRSEFGAFLKARRAELTPAQVGLADDGTLRRVPGLRRDEVARLATMSTDYYTRIEQGRVRASATVLASLVRALRLDEAQQAYLYELAGKTPAPRRRAGHRVRPSVQWMLDALGHFPAMVLGRYNDILAWNTAAAALYQDFGKLTPSERNYTRLLFLDPAMRSLFTDWEDAGRLSAALLRMETASNSDDPRLATLVGELSVRSPEFREWWNGRIVSDTTYGPKRFRHPLVGPLTLDCDTWTRPNDPDVMFMVLTAEPDTPEDHALRILSSWQTAPAPIAHPADTPHD; this is translated from the coding sequence ATGACCGATTCGCGTTCATCCCGATCCGAGTTCGGTGCGTTCCTCAAGGCTCGCCGGGCCGAGCTGACGCCCGCGCAGGTGGGTCTCGCCGATGACGGGACCCTGCGGCGTGTCCCGGGGCTGCGCCGCGACGAGGTCGCCCGCCTTGCCACGATGAGCACCGATTACTACACCCGCATCGAGCAGGGGCGCGTGCGGGCCTCCGCGACCGTCCTTGCCTCCCTGGTGCGGGCGCTGCGGCTCGACGAGGCACAGCAGGCTTACCTGTACGAGCTGGCGGGCAAGACCCCCGCCCCGCGCCGCCGCGCTGGGCATCGGGTGCGGCCGTCGGTGCAGTGGATGCTCGACGCCCTCGGCCACTTTCCGGCGATGGTGCTGGGCCGCTACAACGACATTCTCGCCTGGAACACGGCCGCAGCGGCCCTCTACCAGGACTTCGGCAAGCTGACGCCATCCGAGCGCAACTACACCAGACTGCTGTTCCTCGACCCGGCCATGCGCAGCCTCTTCACCGACTGGGAGGACGCGGGCCGGCTCAGCGCGGCACTGCTGCGGATGGAGACGGCCAGCAACTCCGACGACCCGCGCCTGGCCACGCTGGTCGGCGAGCTGTCGGTACGCAGCCCCGAATTCCGCGAGTGGTGGAACGGACGGATCGTCTCCGACACCACCTACGGCCCCAAACGCTTTCGGCACCCCCTCGTCGGCCCCCTCACACTCGACTGCGACACCTGGACCAGGCCGAACGACCCCGACGTCATGTTCATGGTCCTCACCGCCGAACCTGACACCCCTGAAGACCACGCACTGCGGATCCTCAGCTCCTGGCAGACCGCCCCGGCCCCGATTGCACATCCGGCCGACACCCCCCACGACTGA
- a CDS encoding TetR/AcrR family transcriptional regulator yields the protein MAAELTAHHRRLAQQKREAITSAATELFLDRGYDGTSLARIAEAAGVSKSTLFKQFPTKAALFEAIVTESWQRDAGDTAARPQAGDLRSGLTAIGHRYADLIGQPRMTGLFRIVIAELPRFPELGRMQFQLGKLPYFASVQQYLESEHEAGNADVPDAESAANQFLGMIANYVLWPRMLLTGWKPTASDIHNAVEEAVQTMLARYTPNPPA from the coding sequence ATGGCAGCAGAACTCACCGCGCATCACCGCAGGCTCGCCCAGCAGAAGCGCGAGGCGATCACCTCCGCGGCCACAGAACTGTTCCTGGACCGCGGCTACGACGGCACCTCGCTCGCACGGATCGCCGAAGCGGCCGGGGTCTCGAAGTCCACACTGTTCAAGCAGTTCCCCACCAAGGCGGCCCTCTTCGAGGCCATCGTCACCGAGTCCTGGCAGCGCGACGCCGGTGATACCGCCGCGCGGCCACAGGCGGGAGATCTGCGCTCCGGGCTGACAGCCATCGGCCACCGCTACGCCGACCTGATCGGCCAGCCCCGCATGACAGGCCTGTTCCGGATCGTCATCGCCGAACTGCCTCGGTTCCCCGAGCTGGGACGGATGCAGTTCCAGCTCGGCAAACTGCCCTACTTCGCCTCCGTCCAGCAGTACTTGGAATCCGAGCATGAGGCGGGCAACGCTGATGTGCCCGACGCCGAGAGCGCCGCGAACCAGTTCCTCGGCATGATCGCCAACTACGTCCTGTGGCCCCGCATGCTGCTGACCGGCTGGAAACCCACAGCCTCCGACATCCACAACGCCGTCGAAGAGGCCGTCCAGACCATGCTCGCCAGATACACCCCCAACCCGCCGGCCTGA
- a CDS encoding SDR family NAD(P)-dependent oxidoreductase — MTIDKVALVTGANRGLGRSAAIALATRGVRVVVTHRGDAAGAEKTVEQVQAVGGTAAVLRLDISDVSSFAYFTSELGAQLERWGASRLDILVNNAGVGVFGPLETVTIDDFDTMMGTNVRGTFFLIQSLVPLLAQGGQVINVSTSLTRHTSPATSAYSASKAAVEALSRTLAAELGPRGIRVNSIAPGPTATDFNGGAMRDDAGMRQVLAGQTALGRVGEAEEIGDAIATLASEGMRWVTAQRIEVSGGALL; from the coding sequence ATGACAATCGACAAGGTCGCTTTGGTGACCGGTGCGAATCGCGGCCTCGGGCGCAGCGCGGCCATCGCCCTGGCCACACGTGGGGTGCGGGTCGTGGTCACCCACCGCGGCGATGCGGCCGGGGCTGAGAAGACGGTGGAACAGGTGCAGGCCGTGGGTGGGACTGCCGCAGTTCTCCGGCTCGACATCAGCGACGTCTCCTCCTTCGCCTACTTCACCTCAGAACTGGGCGCGCAGCTGGAGCGCTGGGGTGCTTCGCGGCTCGACATCCTGGTCAACAACGCGGGAGTGGGAGTCTTCGGGCCGCTGGAGACTGTCACGATCGACGACTTCGACACGATGATGGGCACCAACGTCCGGGGCACGTTCTTCCTCATCCAGTCGCTGGTGCCGCTGCTGGCCCAGGGCGGCCAGGTCATCAACGTCTCGACGTCACTGACCCGCCACACCAGCCCCGCCACCTCGGCCTACTCCGCATCGAAGGCCGCCGTCGAAGCTCTGAGCCGCACCCTCGCCGCAGAACTCGGACCTCGCGGCATCCGGGTCAACTCCATCGCCCCGGGGCCGACCGCCACCGACTTCAACGGCGGAGCGATGCGGGACGACGCCGGAATGCGCCAGGTCCTGGCCGGGCAGACCGCGCTCGGCCGCGTCGGCGAAGCTGAGGAGATCGGCGACGCCATCGCTACGCTGGCCTCCGAGGGAATGCGCTGGGTCACCGCCCAGCGCATCGAGGTCTCCGGCGGCGCCCTCCTGTGA
- a CDS encoding nucleoside deaminase produces the protein MVVRDEELPYLRRCVELAAEALESGDEPFGSVLVAGDGTVLAEDRNRVASGDRTRHPEFELARWSAAHMTPAERAAATVYTSGEHCPMCAAAHAWVGLGRIVYVASSEQLASWLAELGVPAPPVRTLPVTEIAPGVTVAGPVPELAEEVGELHRRFHRGRG, from the coding sequence ATGGTCGTACGGGACGAGGAACTGCCGTATCTGCGCCGCTGCGTGGAACTGGCGGCCGAGGCGCTGGAGTCCGGCGACGAGCCGTTCGGTTCCGTCCTCGTCGCCGGGGACGGGACCGTGCTCGCCGAGGACCGCAACCGCGTGGCGTCCGGGGACCGCACCCGGCACCCCGAGTTCGAGCTGGCGCGCTGGTCGGCGGCGCACATGACCCCCGCCGAACGGGCCGCCGCCACGGTGTACACCTCGGGCGAGCACTGCCCGATGTGCGCCGCCGCGCACGCCTGGGTGGGCCTGGGACGCATCGTGTACGTCGCGTCCTCCGAGCAGTTGGCGTCCTGGCTCGCCGAGCTGGGGGTGCCCGCCCCGCCGGTGCGCACGCTGCCCGTCACCGAGATCGCCCCCGGAGTGACGGTGGCCGGGCCCGTGCCCGAACTGGCCGAAGAGGTCGGGGAGCTGCACCGGCGGTTCCACCGCGGACGCGGCTGA
- a CDS encoding GNAT family N-acetyltransferase, which yields MDHAAVLALFDRHLREGARPDGPGARVERVGAVVRQTAPAHGWNGVVWSAPEMPDADAVIAEQIAYFTGLGRAFEWKLYGHDLPAGLGQRLAAAGFVPEPDETLMIGDTAGLALGTEPPAGIRVVPVTDRAGVGLVADVHEKAFDADAAWLRRQLLERLDHDPDTVVAVVALAGDTPVSAARMELVPGTGFAGLWGGGTVREWRGRGIYRALVAYRGRVAVDRGYRYLQVDASAQSRPVLERLGFAALTSTTPYVYRPAR from the coding sequence ATGGACCACGCCGCCGTACTCGCCCTGTTCGACCGTCACCTGCGCGAGGGGGCCCGGCCCGACGGCCCCGGCGCGCGCGTCGAGCGCGTCGGCGCGGTGGTGCGCCAGACCGCTCCCGCGCACGGCTGGAACGGCGTCGTGTGGTCCGCCCCGGAGATGCCGGACGCGGACGCGGTGATCGCGGAGCAGATCGCGTACTTCACCGGGCTCGGCCGCGCGTTCGAGTGGAAGCTGTACGGACACGACCTGCCGGCCGGTCTCGGGCAGCGGCTCGCGGCGGCCGGGTTCGTGCCGGAACCGGACGAAACGCTGATGATCGGCGACACCGCCGGGCTGGCCCTCGGCACCGAGCCGCCCGCAGGCATCCGCGTCGTGCCCGTCACCGATCGGGCGGGCGTCGGCCTGGTCGCCGACGTGCACGAGAAGGCGTTCGACGCCGACGCCGCCTGGCTCCGCCGGCAGCTGCTCGAACGGCTCGACCACGACCCCGACACCGTCGTCGCCGTGGTGGCCCTGGCCGGTGACACCCCGGTGAGCGCGGCCCGCATGGAACTCGTGCCGGGCACCGGTTTCGCCGGACTGTGGGGCGGCGGCACCGTACGGGAATGGCGCGGCCGGGGCATCTACCGCGCGCTGGTGGCTTACCGGGGCCGGGTCGCCGTGGACCGCGGCTACCGCTACCTCCAGGTCGACGCCTCCGCCCAGAGCCGCCCCGTCCTCGAACGCCTCGGCTTCGCCGCCCTGACCTCGACCACCCCGTACGTGTACCGGCCGGCGCGGTAG
- a CDS encoding NAD-dependent epimerase/dehydratase family protein, giving the protein MPAAAPDARPLHAVLGSGPAGTALAPELARRGHPVRLVDRKGEGPAPDGVRRLAADVGTADGARAAVAGAAVVYHCVNVAYHLQVEVMPRVQEAVLAAVEASGARLVVLDTLYPYGRTGGAVMTEDTPWRATGRKGRMRADLDEGYLAAHREGRARVVLARSADFVGPGVLNSSLGAAVFPGALTGGEVLALGDIGLPHSCTAIGDVAAGLATLGERPDGDGRVWHLPTAPAVATRDLHALIEKRTGRPLNVVVLEEMRPFGPFDERFVAEYAEMFYQHTEPQIMDSSAFEQAFGVRPAPLEETVDATVTWYEQWLSRV; this is encoded by the coding sequence ATGCCCGCAGCCGCCCCCGACGCCCGCCCCCTGCACGCCGTCCTCGGTTCGGGTCCCGCCGGAACCGCCCTCGCCCCGGAACTCGCCCGCCGCGGCCACCCCGTGCGGCTCGTCGACCGCAAGGGGGAGGGGCCCGCGCCCGACGGCGTCCGGCGCCTGGCCGCCGACGTCGGTACCGCCGACGGCGCGCGGGCGGCCGTCGCGGGCGCCGCCGTGGTGTACCACTGCGTCAACGTCGCCTATCACCTCCAGGTCGAGGTGATGCCCCGCGTCCAGGAGGCCGTGCTCGCGGCCGTCGAGGCGTCCGGTGCCCGGCTCGTCGTCCTCGACACGCTGTATCCGTACGGCAGGACCGGGGGAGCGGTGATGACCGAGGACACCCCCTGGCGGGCGACCGGCCGCAAGGGCCGGATGCGCGCCGACCTGGACGAGGGGTATCTCGCCGCGCACCGCGAGGGCCGCGCCCGGGTGGTGCTGGCCCGCTCCGCCGACTTCGTCGGCCCCGGCGTGCTCAACTCCTCCCTCGGCGCCGCCGTGTTCCCGGGCGCGCTCACCGGGGGCGAGGTGCTGGCACTGGGTGACATCGGTCTGCCGCACAGCTGCACCGCCATCGGCGACGTCGCCGCCGGCCTGGCCACCCTGGGCGAACGGCCCGACGGCGACGGCCGGGTCTGGCACCTGCCGACCGCGCCCGCGGTCGCGACCCGCGACCTCCACGCCCTGATCGAGAAGCGGACCGGCCGGCCCCTGAACGTCGTCGTGCTCGAGGAGATGCGTCCCTTCGGCCCGTTCGACGAGCGGTTCGTCGCCGAGTACGCCGAGATGTTCTACCAGCACACCGAGCCGCAGATCATGGACTCCTCGGCCTTCGAGCAGGCCTTCGGTGTCCGTCCGGCGCCGCTGGAGGAGACCGTCGACGCGACGGTGACCTGGTACGAGCAGTGGCTGTCCCGCGTCTGA
- a CDS encoding SPW repeat protein, which produces MANVSHPRGDITTHPDTHEMRARYDRVLGGRDVALVDGPVFLLGLYCAVSPWILHYTTSQPALVTHNLIVGIAIGLLALGFTAAPARMYGLSWAMCALGVWMIISPWIVGDGPDAGVIWNNIIIGALAVILGAVCAATAAKSAPRP; this is translated from the coding sequence ATGGCCAACGTCTCGCACCCGCGCGGTGACATCACGACCCACCCCGACACCCACGAGATGCGGGCACGGTACGACCGCGTGCTCGGCGGTCGTGACGTGGCCCTCGTGGACGGACCGGTCTTCCTGCTCGGTCTGTACTGCGCGGTGTCCCCGTGGATACTCCACTACACGACGAGCCAGCCCGCGCTCGTGACCCACAACCTGATCGTGGGCATCGCGATCGGTCTGCTCGCCCTGGGGTTCACCGCGGCCCCGGCGCGCATGTACGGCCTGAGCTGGGCCATGTGCGCACTGGGCGTGTGGATGATCATCTCGCCGTGGATCGTCGGCGACGGACCCGACGCCGGCGTGATCTGGAACAACATCATCATCGGCGCCCTCGCCGTGATCCTGGGCGCGGTCTGCGCGGCCACGGCAGCCAAGAGCGCTCCCCGGCCGTAG
- a CDS encoding SDR family oxidoreductase, which translates to MTTPDDGTGPAPLCLVTGATGYIGGRLVPELLDAGYRVRCLARSPDRLRDHPWAGRAEVVRGDVTDPASVAAALDGVDVAYYLVHALGTGRDFEETDRRAAHAFGERARAAGVRRVVYLGGLTPAGVPERELSPHLRSRAEVGRILLDSGVPTTVLRAAVVIGSGSASFEMLRHLTERLPVMITPRWVHTRIQPVAVRDVLRALVGSAGMPRDVSRAFDIGGPDVLTYRDMMVRYAAVAGLARRVIVPVPVLTPGLSSHWVGLVTPVPAGIARPLTESLRHEVVCREHDIARYVPDPPGHPIGFDEAVRLALKRVREADVATRWSSASVPGAPSDPLPTDPDWAGGSLYTDVRERTVDAPRASLWRVIEGIGGDNGWYSFPLAWTARGLLDRMVGGVGLRRGRRDAARLRAGDSLDFWRVEEIEPNRLLRLRAEMRLPGLAWLEMYAETDGAGRTRYRQRALFHPHGLLGHLYWWAVSPFHAVVFGGMARNIARTAARTGPHRTPPPPYT; encoded by the coding sequence GTGACGACACCGGACGACGGCACCGGACCGGCACCGCTGTGCCTGGTGACCGGAGCGACGGGCTACATCGGCGGGCGGCTCGTGCCCGAGCTGCTCGACGCCGGGTACCGGGTGCGCTGCCTGGCGCGCTCACCCGACCGGCTGCGCGACCACCCGTGGGCGGGCCGCGCGGAGGTGGTGCGCGGCGACGTCACCGATCCCGCGTCGGTGGCGGCGGCGCTGGACGGGGTGGACGTGGCGTACTACCTGGTGCACGCGCTGGGCACGGGCCGCGACTTCGAGGAGACGGACCGCCGGGCGGCGCACGCCTTCGGGGAGCGGGCGCGCGCGGCGGGCGTACGGCGCGTCGTGTACCTCGGTGGACTCACCCCCGCGGGCGTCCCGGAGCGGGAGCTCTCCCCGCATCTGCGCTCGCGGGCCGAGGTGGGCCGGATCCTGCTGGACTCGGGCGTGCCCACCACCGTGCTGCGCGCGGCGGTGGTGATCGGGTCGGGGTCGGCCTCGTTCGAGATGCTGCGGCACCTCACCGAGCGGCTGCCGGTGATGATCACCCCCCGGTGGGTGCACACCCGGATCCAGCCGGTCGCGGTGCGCGACGTGCTGCGCGCCCTGGTCGGGAGCGCGGGCATGCCGCGGGACGTCAGCCGCGCCTTCGACATCGGCGGTCCCGACGTGCTCACCTACCGGGACATGATGGTGCGGTACGCGGCCGTCGCCGGGCTCGCGCGGCGTGTGATCGTGCCGGTGCCGGTGCTCACGCCGGGCCTGTCCAGTCACTGGGTGGGCCTGGTCACCCCGGTGCCGGCGGGCATCGCCCGGCCGCTCACCGAGTCGCTGCGGCACGAGGTGGTCTGCCGGGAGCACGACATCGCGCGGTACGTGCCCGATCCGCCCGGCCACCCGATCGGCTTCGACGAGGCGGTGCGGCTGGCGCTGAAGCGCGTACGGGAGGCCGATGTGGCGACCCGCTGGTCGTCGGCCTCGGTGCCCGGCGCCCCCAGCGACCCGCTGCCCACCGACCCCGACTGGGCGGGCGGCAGCCTCTACACGGACGTGCGGGAACGGACCGTGGACGCCCCCCGCGCGTCCCTGTGGCGGGTGATCGAGGGCATCGGCGGGGACAACGGCTGGTACTCCTTCCCGCTCGCCTGGACCGCGCGCGGCCTGCTGGACCGGATGGTCGGCGGCGTGGGACTGCGCCGGGGGCGGCGGGACGCGGCCCGGCTGCGGGCCGGTGACTCCCTGGACTTCTGGCGGGTGGAGGAGATCGAGCCGAACCGGCTGCTCCGGCTGCGGGCCGAGATGCGGCTGCCGGGTCTGGCCTGGCTGGAGATGTACGCCGAGACCGACGGCGCCGGCCGCACCCGGTACCGCCAGCGGGCCCTGTTCCATCCGCACGGGCTGCTCGGCCACCTGTACTGGTGGGCCGTCTCCCCCTTCCACGCCGTCGTGTTCGGCGGCATGGCCCGCAACATCGCGCGGACCGCGGCGCGGACGGGCCCGCACCGGACTCCTCCCCCGCCCTACACATAA
- a CDS encoding glycoside hydrolase family 19 protein, whose product MSRRSPRRRVAAVTAALVLAGSAPVLLPAATASAASAAACSSYPNWVAGKWYNAGDIVRYTDGRAYIAEHANPGYDPIISTWYWEPYACDNGPGTPVGNFVVTEAQFNQMFPNRNPFYTYSGLTAALSAYPAFATTGGDTIKKQEAAAFLANVSHETGGLVHVVEQNTANYPHYCDWSQPYGCPAGQAAYYGRGPIQLSWNFNYKAAGDALGIDLLNNPWLVQNDSAVAWKTALWYWNTQSGPGTMTPHNAMVNQAGFGQTIRSINGSLECDGRNPAQVQSRVTKYQQFTQILGTSPGGNLYC is encoded by the coding sequence TTGTCGAGAAGATCGCCGAGAAGGCGCGTCGCCGCCGTGACCGCCGCCCTCGTCCTCGCCGGCAGCGCCCCCGTGCTGCTCCCCGCGGCCACCGCCTCCGCTGCCTCCGCCGCCGCGTGCTCCAGCTACCCGAACTGGGTGGCCGGGAAGTGGTACAACGCCGGTGACATCGTGCGCTACACCGACGGCAGGGCCTACATCGCCGAGCACGCCAACCCGGGCTACGACCCGATCATCAGCACCTGGTACTGGGAGCCGTACGCCTGCGACAACGGCCCCGGGACGCCGGTCGGGAACTTCGTGGTGACCGAGGCGCAGTTCAACCAGATGTTCCCGAACCGGAACCCCTTCTACACCTACAGCGGCCTGACCGCCGCCCTCAGCGCCTACCCCGCCTTCGCCACCACCGGCGGCGACACGATCAAGAAGCAGGAGGCCGCCGCGTTCCTGGCCAACGTCAGCCACGAGACCGGCGGGCTGGTGCACGTCGTCGAGCAGAACACCGCCAACTACCCGCACTACTGCGACTGGAGTCAGCCCTACGGCTGTCCGGCCGGCCAGGCCGCCTACTACGGGCGCGGGCCGATCCAGCTGAGCTGGAACTTCAACTACAAGGCGGCGGGCGACGCGCTCGGCATCGACCTGCTCAACAACCCCTGGCTCGTGCAGAACGACTCCGCCGTCGCCTGGAAGACCGCCCTGTGGTACTGGAACACCCAGTCCGGCCCCGGCACGATGACCCCGCACAACGCCATGGTCAACCAGGCCGGTTTCGGCCAGACCATCCGCAGCATCAACGGCTCGCTGGAGTGCGACGGCAGGAACCCGGCGCAGGTGCAGAGCCGCGTGACGAAGTACCAGCAGTTCACCCAGATCCTCGGAACGTCACCCGGCGGCAACCTGTACTGCTGA
- a CDS encoding phospholipase: MRTPHALLTTTVTAAALAATVVAPAPAAGAGTVPAPGTYYVQSATTGLNAADAAGAVEQHRPRGDEDHQQWTLRADGASHLLENTDSPGTCLGRAGDQARTVACTTPEARWAITPAGPDRFTLAAPGTDRRLTVAPKPAGANHPAPLAVGTGTGDLATWYLTPVVPVTRPMPPQDTRTLDQVTFLTAHNAYANGVDGGFAPPFVNLFPNQNRGIERQLADGVRGFMLDIHQTPDGAILCHNSCTLVSRPVALWVDLQRMVDFLRSHPDQFVTVFLEDYVDPGVLRAELARVQGLSDVLYRPDRSGVRENGWPTMGQLAAAGQRLLIFTDHSRAADQSAGLTRDSFGVMYQREWTVENHWSMGPGVGASDWSCYSRWYDANTNIPLTRTEPGFRPLFVMNHFRDTPTAGTAGTDNGKLADRARRFCQPAARKKPTYLAVDRYDLGDPAAAVTALNTYTLP, encoded by the coding sequence ATGCGCACCCCCCACGCCCTGCTCACCACGACCGTCACGGCCGCCGCGCTGGCCGCGACGGTCGTGGCCCCCGCACCCGCGGCAGGGGCCGGCACGGTTCCGGCCCCCGGCACGTACTACGTGCAGAGCGCGACGACCGGGCTGAACGCCGCGGACGCCGCCGGCGCCGTCGAGCAGCACAGACCGCGCGGTGACGAGGACCACCAGCAGTGGACCCTGCGCGCCGACGGCGCGTCGCACCTCCTGGAGAACACCGACAGCCCCGGCACCTGCCTCGGCCGCGCCGGCGACCAGGCCCGCACCGTCGCCTGCACGACCCCGGAGGCGCGCTGGGCGATCACCCCCGCCGGCCCCGACCGGTTCACGCTCGCCGCCCCCGGCACCGACCGCCGCCTCACCGTCGCCCCGAAACCCGCCGGGGCCAACCACCCCGCCCCGCTCGCCGTCGGCACCGGCACGGGCGACCTCGCCACCTGGTACCTCACTCCGGTCGTCCCGGTCACACGGCCCATGCCGCCACAGGACACCCGCACCCTGGACCAGGTCACCTTCCTCACCGCCCACAACGCCTACGCCAACGGCGTCGACGGCGGTTTCGCCCCGCCCTTCGTCAATCTCTTCCCCAACCAGAACCGCGGCATCGAACGCCAACTCGCCGACGGCGTCCGCGGTTTCATGCTCGACATCCACCAGACCCCGGACGGCGCGATCCTCTGCCACAACAGCTGCACCCTGGTCAGCCGGCCCGTCGCCCTGTGGGTCGACCTCCAGCGGATGGTCGACTTCCTGCGGTCCCACCCCGACCAGTTCGTCACCGTCTTCCTCGAGGACTACGTCGACCCGGGCGTCCTGCGCGCCGAACTCGCGCGTGTGCAGGGCCTGTCGGACGTGCTCTACCGCCCCGACCGCAGCGGAGTGCGGGAGAACGGCTGGCCCACCATGGGGCAGCTGGCCGCCGCCGGACAGCGACTGCTGATCTTCACCGACCACAGCCGCGCCGCCGACCAGTCCGCCGGACTGACCCGGGACAGCTTCGGCGTGATGTACCAGCGGGAGTGGACCGTCGAGAACCACTGGTCGATGGGTCCGGGCGTCGGCGCCTCGGACTGGTCCTGCTACAGCCGCTGGTACGACGCGAACACCAACATCCCGCTGACCCGCACCGAGCCCGGGTTCCGCCCGCTGTTCGTCATGAACCACTTCCGGGACACCCCGACCGCCGGCACGGCCGGCACGGACAACGGCAAACTCGCCGACCGCGCCCGCCGCTTCTGCCAGCCCGCCGCCCGCAAGAAGCCCACCTACCTCGCCGTGGACCGCTACGACCTCGGCGACCCGGCGGCCGCCGTGACCGCCCTCAACACCTACACCCTCCCGTAA
- a CDS encoding VOC family protein codes for MSRIALVTLVVDDYDEAIRFYTEALGFRLAEDAPRPDGGRWVVVEPDAGHTGAALLLARAKGEAQRARVGDQTGGRVGFFLHTDDFARDHARMTAAGVTFLEEPRHEPYGSVAVFQDLYGNRWDLLQPAD; via the coding sequence ATGAGCCGTATCGCCCTGGTCACCCTCGTCGTCGACGACTACGACGAGGCGATCCGCTTCTACACCGAGGCCCTCGGCTTCCGGCTCGCCGAGGACGCGCCCCGCCCCGACGGCGGCCGCTGGGTCGTCGTGGAACCGGACGCCGGGCACACCGGGGCGGCCCTGCTGCTCGCCCGTGCCAAGGGGGAGGCGCAGCGCGCCCGCGTCGGCGACCAGACCGGCGGGCGCGTCGGCTTCTTCCTGCACACCGACGACTTCGCTCGCGACCACGCGCGCATGACCGCCGCCGGCGTGACCTTCCTGGAGGAGCCGCGCCACGAGCCGTACGGCTCCGTCGCCGTCTTCCAGGACCTGTACGGCAACCGCTGGGACCTGCTCCAGCCCGCCGACTGA
- a CDS encoding adenosine deaminase, whose product MTAPRIDADTLRRLPKAVLHDHLDGGLRPATLVELADTVGHTLPTTDPDALAAWYVEAAGSGDLVRYIGTFEHTLAVMQTREGLLRTAEEYVLDLAADGVVYGEVRYAPELMTRGGLTLPEVVEAVQEGLAAGMAKAAAAGTPVRVGTLLCGMRMFDRTREIADLVVAFRDAGVVGFDIAGAEDGFPPADHLAAFTYLRGENVPFTIHAGEAHGLPSIHQALQVCGAQRIGHGVRITDDIPDLGAGKLGRLAGWVRDRRIALEMCPTSNLQTGAADSIAGHPITALKDLGFRVTLNTDNRLVSGTTMTREMSLLVEQAGWTVEDLRTVTVNAVKSAFLPFDERNALLRDVVLPGYTSVLRTSPRA is encoded by the coding sequence ATGACCGCGCCCCGCATCGACGCCGACACCCTCCGCCGGCTGCCCAAGGCCGTGCTGCACGACCACCTCGACGGCGGACTGCGTCCCGCCACCCTGGTGGAACTCGCGGACACGGTCGGCCACACCCTGCCCACCACCGACCCCGACGCGCTCGCCGCCTGGTACGTCGAGGCGGCCGGCTCCGGCGACCTGGTCCGCTACATAGGCACCTTCGAGCACACCCTCGCCGTGATGCAGACCCGCGAGGGCCTGCTGCGCACCGCCGAGGAGTACGTGCTCGACCTGGCCGCCGACGGAGTCGTCTACGGCGAGGTCCGCTACGCGCCGGAACTGATGACCCGGGGCGGGCTGACCCTCCCCGAGGTCGTCGAGGCCGTGCAGGAGGGGCTCGCGGCCGGCATGGCCAAGGCGGCCGCCGCCGGGACTCCGGTGCGGGTCGGGACGCTGCTCTGCGGCATGCGCATGTTCGACCGGACGCGGGAGATCGCCGACCTGGTCGTGGCGTTCCGGGACGCCGGTGTCGTCGGCTTCGACATCGCCGGCGCCGAGGACGGCTTCCCGCCCGCCGACCACCTGGCCGCCTTCACGTACCTGCGCGGCGAGAACGTGCCCTTCACCATCCACGCCGGTGAGGCGCACGGGCTGCCCAGCATCCACCAGGCCCTCCAGGTGTGCGGCGCCCAGCGCATCGGCCACGGCGTGCGCATCACCGACGACATCCCCGACCTCGGGGCCGGCAAGCTCGGCCGGCTCGCCGGCTGGGTCCGCGACCGCCGGATCGCCCTGGAGATGTGCCCCACCTCCAACCTCCAGACCGGCGCCGCCGACTCGATCGCCGGGCACCCGATCACCGCGCTCAAGGACCTCGGCTTCCGCGTCACCCTCAACACCGACAACCGCCTCGTCTCGGGCACCACCATGACCCGGGAGATGTCCCTGCTCGTCGAGCAGGCCGGCTGGACCGTCGAGGACCTGCGCACGGTCACGGTGAACGCGGTGAAGAGCGCCTTCCTGCCGTTCGACGAGCGCAACGCCCTCCTCCGGGACGTCGTGCTGCCGGGCTACACGTCCGTGCTCCGAACCAGCCCCCGCGCATAG